A window of Prolixibacter sp. SD074 contains these coding sequences:
- a CDS encoding ferritin, with protein MLKEAVNKAINEQINAEFHSAYLYLSMSAYFEAVGLSGFANWMKVQYKEELAHAQKFFDYVNDRGARVILAPIAEVPAEFNEVVDVFEKTLAHEQNVTERINNLMDISIAESDHATKSFLQWFLDEQVEEENTVDQILNNLKMINGEGQGLLMMDREMMNRTFSDPTTGA; from the coding sequence ATGTTGAAAGAAGCAGTTAATAAAGCAATAAACGAGCAAATTAACGCTGAATTTCATTCGGCTTACCTCTATTTGTCCATGTCGGCTTATTTCGAAGCTGTCGGTTTGTCAGGTTTTGCCAATTGGATGAAGGTTCAATACAAGGAAGAATTGGCGCATGCACAGAAATTTTTCGACTACGTGAACGACCGCGGAGCAAGGGTTATTTTAGCCCCGATTGCTGAAGTTCCGGCTGAGTTTAATGAGGTAGTCGATGTTTTTGAGAAAACGCTGGCACACGAACAAAATGTTACGGAACGTATTAATAATCTGATGGATATTTCGATTGCAGAATCAGATCATGCTACCAAGAGTTTCCTTCAGTGGTTCCTCGACGAACAGGTTGAGGAAGAGAATACCGTCGATCAGATATTGAATAATCTGAAGATGATCAACGGCGAAGGACAAGGCCTGCTGATGATGGATCGGGAAATGATGAACCGGACGTTTTCAGATCCGACCACCGGGGCATAG